In Xanthocytophaga agilis, the following are encoded in one genomic region:
- a CDS encoding VOC family protein: MNIQLLNHVAVHVADVKVSISFYRDILGLPQLPRPAFDFPGAWFRIGQTQEIHLIGNRTEAVHSHSRGTHFALQVDNIKAVETELKAKNATFTGPKQRPDGNWQIFIVDPDGHWIELCEIRNTI; the protein is encoded by the coding sequence ATGAATATACAGTTACTCAATCATGTGGCAGTACATGTTGCAGATGTAAAGGTAAGCATCTCATTTTATCGCGATATCCTGGGATTGCCTCAATTACCCCGTCCAGCTTTTGATTTTCCAGGTGCCTGGTTTCGAATTGGACAAACGCAGGAAATACACTTAATTGGCAATCGTACAGAAGCTGTACATTCGCATTCTAGAGGGACTCATTTTGCCTTACAGGTAGATAATATAAAAGCCGTTGAAACTGAGTTAAAAGCAAAAAATGCAACATTTACAGGTCCAAAACAACGTCCTGATGGCAACTGGCAGATCTTTATTGTAGATCCGGATGGACATTGGATTGAACTATGTGAAATTCGGAATACAATCTAG
- a CDS encoding tape measure protein: protein MAGVNELLAALSVKISGDSQQFESAIKKSQDALRGFSASVNTNLARNYQDLDKFNAKWSQGFGRLADTMQSAGKALTVGVSLPLAGLATASVNSYAKLDQLKKGLISASKSAEAGEEEFKKLEAASKLPGLSLNQAVKASINLQAIGKSAEDARKWITELANANALVGGGNQELERVIYGFQQLANTDLPLGEDLNIIKDALPQVNKILKDTFGSARAEDLRKIGVSSKQITDAIIGALSQGPRAATSLGTSFTNLSATIDKSLAKVGDSINKNFDIQGKTEALGKWIEELAVSFSQLTPEAQKTILVMGGIAAATGPVLYGIGAITKAIPTLITGLTTLQTAANGAWGILGKIAIPAAIIGGVIVASSTEDPGKAVQNQQLSEEAMKAFTVSLEKYQKTASDKLKEIRDKLSKEFRQSQFDILRSGSGTDQDAARSVAAQLNGQMRAIDKILAERNASLQESGNKAAALLSESNQKIADALKALNKDLSDTDLKAQAFGSTYDVIGEKVGILEKGIVNLIELGLKPQSTIIQKLIGQYNTLGAAALKSLKATAVTPLSSKGINMNQSGVATLDTSYFNTTFKAPDDVISPVYAKMGENIQKTIIETEPYLKSFNENLMGNADTVQAFSVSVKQALEAFATDTIASFGDALGATIAGLDGFDGFGKALLSSVGDLAQQLGKLTIGFGVAMLGIKIGLQSLNPYVAIAAGTALVALGAYVKGAVSNMGSGIGSGSASSASIQSGLSSSGGSTASAIRTQEVRTNANVTPIGSTIENLFISGRLVIADEGGALVGYINKSTGKINKTGG, encoded by the coding sequence ATGGCAGGAGTAAATGAACTTTTAGCGGCGCTTTCAGTAAAGATATCAGGAGATTCACAACAATTTGAGTCTGCTATCAAAAAAAGCCAGGATGCATTGAGAGGATTTTCAGCCAGTGTGAATACTAATCTGGCCCGTAACTATCAGGATCTGGATAAGTTTAATGCTAAGTGGAGTCAAGGCTTTGGAAGACTGGCTGACACTATGCAGAGTGCTGGTAAAGCGTTGACTGTTGGTGTTAGTTTGCCACTGGCAGGATTGGCTACTGCTTCAGTTAATTCCTATGCAAAGTTAGACCAACTGAAAAAGGGATTGATTTCTGCTTCAAAATCTGCTGAAGCTGGAGAAGAAGAATTTAAAAAACTCGAAGCTGCATCCAAATTACCAGGCTTGTCACTGAATCAGGCAGTAAAAGCATCCATCAACCTGCAAGCGATTGGTAAATCTGCTGAAGATGCTCGCAAGTGGATTACTGAACTGGCAAATGCCAATGCTTTGGTTGGAGGAGGAAATCAGGAATTAGAGCGAGTGATCTATGGCTTTCAGCAACTAGCCAATACTGATTTACCTCTTGGTGAAGATTTGAATATTATCAAAGATGCTTTGCCACAAGTGAATAAGATATTGAAGGATACCTTCGGCTCTGCACGTGCGGAAGATTTGCGCAAAATAGGGGTTAGTAGTAAGCAGATAACCGATGCTATTATAGGTGCACTCTCACAAGGTCCCAGAGCCGCAACATCCTTAGGTACCTCATTTACCAACCTATCCGCTACGATTGATAAGTCTTTGGCGAAAGTGGGAGATTCTATCAATAAAAACTTTGATATACAGGGTAAAACAGAGGCTTTGGGTAAATGGATTGAAGAGCTGGCAGTTTCTTTTTCACAACTAACACCAGAAGCCCAAAAAACTATTTTGGTAATGGGTGGTATTGCAGCAGCGACAGGTCCGGTTTTGTATGGTATTGGTGCCATCACAAAAGCTATACCTACACTTATTACAGGCCTTACTACGCTTCAGACAGCTGCAAACGGCGCCTGGGGTATCCTGGGTAAAATTGCCATTCCTGCCGCTATTATAGGGGGTGTAATAGTGGCCTCCTCAACTGAAGATCCAGGAAAAGCTGTACAGAATCAACAACTGAGTGAAGAAGCTATGAAAGCCTTTACTGTGAGTTTGGAGAAATACCAGAAAACCGCATCAGACAAGCTGAAAGAGATACGGGATAAACTGAGTAAAGAGTTCCGGCAGTCTCAGTTTGATATCTTACGTTCCGGATCTGGAACTGATCAGGACGCCGCCAGATCAGTCGCGGCTCAATTAAACGGACAAATGCGAGCGATCGATAAGATCCTGGCAGAAAGAAACGCAAGCCTTCAAGAGTCCGGAAATAAAGCGGCTGCATTACTCAGTGAGTCTAATCAAAAGATTGCAGATGCGTTAAAAGCATTAAATAAAGATTTATCCGATACCGATTTAAAAGCACAGGCTTTTGGTAGTACCTATGATGTAATTGGGGAAAAGGTAGGAATACTTGAAAAAGGCATAGTCAACCTGATAGAGTTGGGCTTAAAGCCTCAATCGACTATCATACAAAAGTTGATTGGTCAGTATAATACGTTAGGTGCTGCAGCCTTGAAAAGTCTGAAAGCCACAGCAGTTACTCCTTTGAGTTCAAAAGGTATAAATATGAATCAGTCAGGAGTTGCAACACTGGATACCTCTTATTTCAACACAACCTTTAAAGCACCTGATGATGTTATTTCACCTGTTTACGCAAAAATGGGTGAAAACATCCAAAAAACTATTATAGAAACCGAACCTTATCTAAAGTCATTCAATGAAAACCTGATGGGTAATGCCGATACTGTACAAGCTTTTTCAGTAAGTGTGAAACAAGCACTCGAAGCATTTGCTACAGATACAATTGCTTCTTTTGGGGATGCATTAGGCGCAACTATAGCAGGATTAGACGGGTTTGACGGCTTTGGAAAAGCTTTACTTTCTAGTGTTGGTGATTTGGCACAGCAACTAGGTAAGTTAACAATTGGATTTGGAGTGGCAATGTTAGGCATAAAGATAGGCTTACAATCACTAAACCCTTATGTAGCCATCGCAGCTGGTACTGCATTAGTAGCGTTGGGAGCTTACGTAAAAGGGGCCGTTTCTAATATGGGGAGTGGTATTGGTAGCGGGAGTGCTAGTAGTGCATCTATACAATCGGGTTTATCTTCTTCTGGTGGGAGTACTGCAAGTGCTATAAGAACACAGGAAGTAAGAACAAATGCCAATGTTACACCCATTGGTTCAACTATTGAAAACCTATTTATCTCAGGTAGGTTAGTGATTGCAGATGAAGGAGGTGCACTGGTAGGTTATATTAACAAGTCAACAGGGAAAATCAATAAAACAGGAGGATAA
- a CDS encoding PfkB family carbohydrate kinase: protein MSLIAVGTVAFDALETPFGKTDKIIGGSATYITLAASYFTKDVKLVAVVGDDFATSDITMLQEHGISTEGLQIKAGEKSFFWSGRYHNDMNSRDTLVTELNVLATFDPVIPESYQDCEFLMLGNLTPAVQKQVIQRLKRRPKLIMMDTMNFWMNTAWDELMDVINHVDVLSINDEEARQLSGEYSLRKAASKILTLGPKYLIIKKGEHGAYLFKKDQVFFAPALPLEEVFDPTGAGDTFAGGFIGYLASTGDISFDNMKRGIIYASALASFCVEKFGTERIVNLDKNELDSRVQEFVDLVQFEITMA, encoded by the coding sequence ATGAGCTTAATCGCAGTGGGAACGGTGGCATTTGATGCCCTCGAAACACCTTTTGGAAAAACAGATAAAATCATTGGTGGGTCTGCTACATATATAACATTGGCAGCTTCCTATTTTACAAAAGATGTAAAACTAGTAGCTGTGGTAGGAGATGACTTTGCTACTTCTGATATTACTATGCTTCAGGAGCATGGTATCAGCACAGAAGGTTTGCAGATCAAAGCTGGTGAAAAATCGTTTTTCTGGTCAGGCCGTTACCACAACGATATGAATAGCCGTGATACACTGGTAACTGAGTTGAATGTATTGGCAACATTTGATCCGGTTATTCCTGAGTCTTATCAGGACTGTGAGTTTTTGATGCTGGGCAATCTGACCCCTGCTGTTCAAAAGCAAGTAATTCAGCGTTTGAAACGCCGTCCAAAGTTAATCATGATGGATACGATGAACTTCTGGATGAATACTGCATGGGATGAACTGATGGATGTGATCAATCACGTAGATGTGTTGTCTATTAATGATGAAGAAGCTCGCCAGTTGTCAGGAGAGTATTCATTGCGTAAAGCTGCTTCTAAAATCTTAACATTAGGACCTAAATATCTGATCATTAAAAAAGGTGAGCATGGGGCATACCTGTTTAAAAAAGATCAGGTGTTTTTTGCACCCGCACTTCCTCTGGAAGAAGTATTCGATCCAACAGGAGCTGGTGATACGTTTGCCGGTGGCTTTATTGGGTATCTGGCTAGCACAGGTGATATCTCTTTTGACAACATGAAACGGGGTATTATCTATGCTTCGGCTTTGGCTTCTTTCTGTGTGGAGAAGTTTGGCACAGAGCGGATCGTAAATCTGGATAAGAACGAACTGGATAGCAGAGTACAGGAGTTTGTTGATCTGGTGCAGTTTGAAATCACAATGGCGTAA
- a CDS encoding alpha-L-fucosidase encodes MQKNCISLCLTQLLLLVVPLVVQAQNAPKGVTTLAVTPQPRQLAYQQLETIAFIHYTVNAFTDKEWGDGTESPKIFNPDELDVKQWVKACKDGGLKQIILTAKHHDGFCLWPSKYTEHSIKNSPYKGGKGDIVKELSEACRESGIKFGIYLSPWDRHEPAYGTSTYNEYYKNQLRELLTNYGEISEVWMDGAKGENAKNMEYDFEGYRAIIRELQPKAVIFSDAGPDVRWIGNEKGFAGETNWSLLDKSSIGIGQANSPGYKFLNTGQADGKDWLVGECDVSIRPGWFYHAAEDSKVKSLEHLLDIYYKSVGRNAVLLLNLPPDRRGLIHENDVERLKEFRTVVNETFRTNLALNKSAKADHFRSKEYLAQNTTDGSTKTFWATEDGVNQAMITIPFGRATTFDRISLAEPIEFGQRVNTFTVEAFVDGKWEFVAKGTTIGYKRLLRIKPVTATQVRMTIGTAGTPLLISEIGIYKASAKDTGVDEFK; translated from the coding sequence ATGCAAAAGAACTGCATTTCTCTGTGTCTGACACAACTACTTTTATTGGTAGTGCCTTTAGTGGTTCAGGCCCAGAATGCTCCTAAAGGTGTAACAACATTGGCCGTTACACCTCAACCCAGACAACTTGCTTATCAGCAGCTTGAAACTATTGCCTTCATTCACTATACAGTCAATGCTTTTACAGATAAAGAATGGGGAGATGGAACAGAAAGCCCAAAGATCTTTAACCCAGATGAACTGGATGTAAAACAATGGGTAAAGGCTTGTAAAGATGGGGGGTTGAAACAAATTATTTTGACTGCAAAGCATCACGATGGATTTTGCTTATGGCCAAGCAAGTATACTGAACACTCTATCAAAAATAGTCCATACAAAGGAGGAAAAGGTGATATTGTAAAAGAGTTGTCAGAGGCTTGTAGGGAATCCGGAATTAAGTTTGGGATATATCTATCTCCTTGGGATCGTCACGAACCTGCTTATGGAACAAGCACATACAATGAGTATTACAAAAATCAACTACGCGAACTGTTGACGAATTATGGCGAGATTAGTGAAGTATGGATGGATGGGGCTAAAGGTGAAAATGCAAAAAACATGGAGTATGATTTTGAAGGATACAGAGCTATCATTCGCGAACTTCAGCCTAAAGCTGTCATTTTCTCTGATGCAGGTCCTGATGTACGCTGGATAGGTAATGAGAAGGGTTTTGCTGGAGAAACGAACTGGTCGCTACTGGATAAAAGTTCAATAGGGATCGGGCAGGCTAACTCACCCGGATACAAATTTCTGAATACAGGTCAGGCTGATGGCAAAGATTGGTTAGTAGGCGAGTGTGATGTGTCAATTCGTCCAGGTTGGTTTTATCATGCAGCAGAAGATAGTAAGGTAAAATCACTGGAACATCTCTTGGATATCTATTATAAATCAGTAGGAAGAAATGCAGTGTTGCTGCTTAATTTACCTCCGGATCGTCGGGGACTGATCCATGAGAATGACGTGGAGCGGTTAAAAGAATTTAGGACAGTAGTAAATGAGACTTTTAGAACCAATCTGGCTTTGAATAAAAGTGCTAAGGCAGATCATTTCCGTAGCAAAGAGTATCTGGCACAGAATACGACAGATGGAAGCACCAAAACGTTCTGGGCAACAGAAGATGGAGTAAATCAGGCTATGATTACTATTCCATTTGGAAGAGCAACTACTTTTGATCGGATTTCCCTAGCTGAACCTATTGAATTTGGACAAAGAGTGAATACATTTACTGTTGAGGCTTTTGTAGATGGTAAATGGGAGTTCGTGGCAAAAGGAACTACAATCGGATATAAGCGATTGTTGCGTATAAAGCCTGTAACTGCTACACAAGTCAGGATGACAATTGGAACAGCAGGTACTCCCCTGTTAATTTCAGAGATTGGCATATACAAAGCCTCTGCAAAAGATACAGGAGTAGATGAATTTAAATGA
- the ychF gene encoding redox-regulated ATPase YchF, which translates to MGLQCGIVGLPNVGKSTLFSALTNIQNVAANYEFATIDPNIGIVDVPDQRLQILEGIVNPQRVVPATIEFVDIAGLVKGASKGGGRGNAFLTNIREVDATVHVIRCFDDPNIVRSSGPVNPASDKEVIEFELQLKDLDSVEKKLSKVERAAKAGDAKSKSELAALQRYKAHLEQGKNARTMDATEEERESVADLFLLTLKPMLYIANVDENNLHEDNDYVKALREAVKPEGAQVLRICAALEAQIAEITDPEEKEMFLSEYGLQESGLDQMIRAGYALLDLITYFTAGVKEVRAWTIRKGWKAPQAAGVIHSDFERGFIRAEVIKIADYEKYKSEAACREAGKISVEGKEYVVADGDIMHFRFNV; encoded by the coding sequence ATGGGTCTTCAATGTGGGATCGTAGGTCTACCTAATGTTGGAAAATCTACTCTTTTTTCAGCTTTGACCAATATTCAGAATGTGGCAGCCAATTACGAGTTTGCTACCATTGATCCCAATATCGGTATCGTAGATGTACCTGACCAACGGTTACAGATATTAGAAGGTATTGTGAATCCTCAGCGTGTGGTACCTGCTACTATTGAGTTTGTAGATATTGCAGGTCTGGTAAAAGGGGCTAGTAAAGGTGGTGGCCGTGGGAATGCCTTTCTTACCAACATTCGGGAAGTAGATGCAACCGTGCATGTAATCCGTTGCTTTGACGATCCGAATATTGTACGTTCTTCAGGTCCTGTTAACCCTGCTTCTGATAAAGAGGTAATTGAGTTCGAATTGCAGTTAAAGGACCTGGATTCGGTAGAAAAGAAGCTATCGAAAGTAGAACGTGCTGCTAAAGCCGGAGATGCCAAATCAAAATCAGAGCTGGCCGCATTACAACGGTACAAAGCTCACCTAGAACAAGGCAAAAATGCCCGTACCATGGACGCAACAGAAGAAGAGAGAGAATCCGTTGCCGATTTGTTTTTGCTAACATTAAAACCAATGTTATACATTGCCAATGTGGATGAAAACAATCTGCATGAGGACAATGATTATGTGAAGGCCTTACGCGAAGCTGTAAAGCCAGAAGGTGCTCAGGTATTACGTATTTGTGCTGCATTGGAAGCGCAAATTGCTGAGATTACAGATCCAGAAGAAAAAGAGATGTTTCTGAGCGAGTATGGATTACAGGAGTCAGGGTTGGATCAGATGATACGAGCAGGATATGCATTATTGGATCTGATTACCTACTTCACAGCTGGTGTGAAAGAAGTACGTGCCTGGACTATCCGTAAAGGCTGGAAAGCACCACAGGCTGCAGGTGTGATTCACTCGGATTTTGAGAGAGGGTTTATTCGTGCAGAGGTGATTAAGATCGCTGATTATGAAAAATACAAGTCTGAAGCGGCCTGTCGTGAAGCTGGAAAAATATCTGTGGAAGGTAAAGAATATGTGGTAGCAGACGGCGATATCATGCACTTCCGCTTTAATGTCTAA
- a CDS encoding DNA-binding protein yields MQTQPLSLDQKRVWTFEEFCQYTGYSPSFAYKLHMRGLIPGSHKPNGKRLFFDSQKVIAWLLSNPIKTHEQIECEAATYVTLNR; encoded by the coding sequence ATGCAAACTCAACCACTTTCCTTAGATCAAAAGAGAGTATGGACTTTTGAAGAGTTCTGTCAATACACAGGCTATAGTCCCTCTTTTGCCTACAAACTACACATGCGTGGATTGATTCCAGGCTCCCACAAGCCTAATGGAAAACGTCTTTTCTTCGATAGTCAGAAAGTCATTGCCTGGCTGTTAAGCAATCCTATTAAAACCCATGAACAAATCGAATGTGAGGCAGCAACCTATGTTACTCTCAATCGATAA
- a CDS encoding ATP-grasp domain-containing protein, whose translation MIIISESSPQLSPSASANDIRKVTQTAELIGIQIYYIPQSFDNISIEDAFSHISERVKEEIAFWIGYVPDPEHYRNVYQELLKKNIRLINSPEEFQRAEEFDRYYPYIEHMTCKSLVATSVSEAKIAAQQLGYPVFIKGTIQSFKKWGWKSCVAYEESALENIVSNLYKSASRSLGKVIIREVMQLRHAEKTSTDFPKGREYRVFLLNNQVIDYSYYWDNDDPLRAVSKAEETIILDMAKQASLRIHVPYIAIDIGQKESGEWILIEAGDAQFSGICAISPVKLWQRILQLETVN comes from the coding sequence ATGATTATTATTTCTGAATCATCACCACAATTATCGCCGTCTGCCAGTGCCAATGATATACGTAAAGTTACCCAAACAGCTGAGCTAATTGGTATACAGATCTATTACATCCCGCAAAGCTTTGACAATATTTCTATAGAAGATGCATTCTCACATATATCAGAGAGGGTAAAAGAGGAAATAGCATTCTGGATAGGATATGTTCCTGACCCTGAACATTACAGGAATGTATACCAGGAACTTCTCAAAAAAAATATCCGATTGATTAATTCACCGGAAGAATTTCAGCGGGCAGAAGAGTTTGACAGATATTATCCGTATATAGAACATATGACCTGTAAGAGTCTGGTTGCTACATCTGTGTCAGAAGCAAAGATAGCAGCGCAGCAGCTAGGTTATCCGGTATTTATCAAAGGTACTATCCAATCGTTTAAAAAATGGGGATGGAAATCATGTGTAGCTTATGAGGAATCCGCTCTGGAGAATATAGTTTCCAACTTATATAAAAGTGCATCCCGCTCACTAGGAAAAGTCATTATCCGGGAAGTAATGCAACTAAGACATGCTGAGAAAACAAGTACTGACTTTCCCAAAGGCAGAGAATACCGGGTATTTCTTCTAAATAACCAAGTGATAGACTATAGCTATTATTGGGACAACGACGATCCATTACGTGCAGTTTCCAAAGCCGAAGAGACGATTATACTTGATATGGCGAAACAAGCTTCTCTACGAATACATGTGCCCTATATTGCAATAGATATAGGGCAAAAAGAGTCGGGTGAATGGATTCTGATTGAAGCAGGGGATGCACAGTTTTCGGGTATCTGTGCTATTTCACCTGTCAAACTCTGGCAAAGAATTTTGCAATTAGAAACTGTTAACTAA
- a CDS encoding DUF6371 domain-containing protein: protein MKDYKYILEPYQTKANRYDCPVCGGKKTFAKYISTETGEYLSDNTGRCNRESNCGYHYTPKQYFQDNPQTGESENKCFFEPSLSSLSSLFPKNTVEPSYIDQQIVEASFQEKAYLTNAFVLFLFDRFGATQAEDLVKKYCIGNSKKWPGATVFWQLDIEWQARAGKVMLYDRATGKRVKQPFNHVHWVHSILKLEDFHLKQCFFGEHLLDIEPSEKPIAIVESEKTAVIASLYFYDFIWLACGGLSTLKPERLQSVQDRKVILFPDLNGYEKWKETTKDFPNVIVSDLLETIATD, encoded by the coding sequence ATGAAAGACTATAAATACATACTCGAACCCTATCAAACTAAGGCAAACAGATATGATTGTCCTGTCTGTGGAGGAAAAAAGACCTTTGCTAAATATATTTCTACAGAAACAGGTGAATATCTCAGTGACAATACAGGAAGATGCAATAGAGAGTCTAATTGTGGGTATCACTATACACCTAAACAATACTTTCAGGATAATCCGCAAACAGGAGAGAGTGAAAATAAATGTTTTTTTGAACCGTCACTTTCGTCATTATCGTCACTTTTTCCAAAAAACACAGTTGAGCCCTCGTATATAGATCAACAGATCGTAGAAGCATCCTTTCAGGAAAAAGCTTATCTAACCAATGCCTTTGTACTTTTCCTGTTTGACAGGTTTGGTGCTACTCAAGCAGAGGATCTGGTAAAGAAGTATTGCATTGGCAATTCAAAGAAGTGGCCAGGTGCAACCGTATTCTGGCAACTGGATATAGAATGGCAAGCCAGAGCAGGTAAAGTAATGCTTTATGATCGTGCTACAGGCAAGCGGGTAAAGCAGCCTTTCAATCATGTGCATTGGGTGCATTCCATTCTCAAACTGGAAGACTTTCATCTGAAACAATGCTTCTTTGGTGAGCACCTTTTGGATATAGAACCCTCTGAGAAACCTATTGCCATTGTGGAAAGCGAAAAGACAGCAGTAATAGCTAGTCTCTACTTCTACGATTTTATTTGGCTTGCCTGTGGTGGATTGTCTACTCTCAAACCTGAACGATTACAATCTGTCCAGGATAGAAAAGTGATTTTATTTCCGGATCTGAACGGATACGAGAAATGGAAAGAGACAACAAAAGACTTTCCGAATGTGATTGTATCAGATCTACTCGAAACCATAGCCACAGACTAG
- a CDS encoding site-specific integrase: MSVSLRKKAISGNRYAYYLDYYTEGKRRREFLKLYQFQKPKDPVEKQHNKEVQELAKSILYKRQQEEIAGEHGADVSFKRNTNFLTYVEKWAADYTKKDKRVVIAMLTYLKGFIGKTFPGKDTIKPAQVTESFCIDFKEYLEDHLQGETPATYFARFKKLLRKAARDKILLINPGAEVKNTRAEGLKKDVLTIEELQLLAKADCSNIQVKRSFLFACYSGLRFADILELEWNNINGNVLSFVQTKTEKKSPHKVQLNLNSVSLQLLGDPGKSNDKVFTLPSHTGVLKALKKWAKTAGIQKHVTFHCARHSFATNLLFYQTDLMTVSNLLGHTSTKHTQKYVRIAESMKQQAISRLPEVEL, translated from the coding sequence ATGAGTGTCTCACTACGAAAAAAAGCCATTTCCGGCAACCGCTATGCATATTATCTGGATTATTACACAGAAGGCAAACGCAGAAGAGAGTTTTTAAAATTATATCAGTTTCAAAAGCCAAAAGATCCTGTTGAGAAGCAACACAACAAGGAAGTACAGGAACTGGCTAAATCCATTCTCTATAAAAGACAACAGGAAGAGATAGCCGGTGAGCATGGTGCAGATGTCTCATTCAAGCGAAATACAAACTTTTTAACTTATGTTGAGAAGTGGGCAGCAGACTATACTAAAAAAGACAAACGGGTAGTTATTGCCATGCTTACCTATCTGAAAGGGTTCATTGGAAAGACCTTTCCAGGTAAAGACACGATCAAACCTGCTCAGGTGACAGAATCTTTCTGTATTGATTTCAAAGAGTATCTGGAAGATCACTTACAAGGAGAAACGCCTGCTACCTACTTTGCTCGTTTTAAGAAACTACTCCGGAAGGCTGCCAGGGATAAGATATTACTTATCAATCCAGGTGCAGAGGTAAAGAATACACGAGCTGAAGGCCTTAAGAAGGATGTATTAACCATTGAGGAGTTACAGCTACTGGCTAAAGCAGATTGTTCTAATATTCAAGTAAAACGCTCTTTTTTATTTGCCTGCTACAGTGGACTTAGGTTTGCTGATATACTGGAATTGGAGTGGAATAATATCAATGGGAATGTCCTTTCATTCGTACAGACCAAAACAGAAAAGAAGAGCCCGCATAAAGTGCAATTGAATCTGAATAGTGTGTCTTTGCAGTTGTTGGGAGATCCGGGTAAATCCAATGACAAGGTATTTACCTTGCCATCTCATACAGGAGTTCTGAAAGCTTTAAAAAAATGGGCAAAGACTGCAGGAATACAAAAACATGTGACCTTCCATTGTGCTAGACATAGCTTTGCTACGAATCTATTGTTTTATCAGACTGATCTGATGACAGTATCTAACCTTTTAGGTCATACCTCAACAAAGCATACTCAAAAATATGTACGAATTGCTGAGAGTATGAAACAACAAGCCATTAGCCGCCTACCAGAGGTTGAGTTATAG
- a CDS encoding phage/plasmid primase, P4 family: MSEQIRTHLNGLLEHKKEDTLQHRDLLNALCTKFVEVNFRDQASLGEDEKLNQKQIVVLVIREVLRVAKVHNWGLCKRHDFIYVYNGKNWSLLSEPDLTEFLGKAAAKMGIPSIEAEHHRFRNELLQQFLAVSNLPEPNANTDVVLLNTQNYTLEITSKGVKPRVHKAEDFLTYILTFSYDPTAKAPIFQRFLDEVLPDQSAQYVLAEYLGYIFTSGLKLEKALILFGPGANGKSVVFEIVTALFGIENVSNYTLQSLTNDNGYYRAMIANRLVNYASEINDKLEASTFKQLVSGEPVEARLPYGRPFVINRYAKLIFNSNELPRDTEQTNAFFRRFLILPFTVTIPESRQDKTLARRIIENELSGVLNWVLDGLDRLLTHKNFTYCELAEKAAGQYRKESDSVLMFLEDNNYQKSVEPMPLQDIYTEYKSYCAMDGYRPVNTKNLLKRLEAVGYESIKRNIGKVVFIKKVIII, translated from the coding sequence ATGTCTGAACAGATCCGAACTCACCTGAATGGTTTGCTGGAACACAAAAAGGAGGATACCTTACAACATAGAGATTTATTGAATGCTCTATGTACAAAGTTTGTCGAGGTTAACTTTCGTGACCAGGCAAGCTTAGGAGAAGATGAAAAGCTGAATCAGAAACAGATTGTTGTACTGGTTATCCGGGAAGTTCTACGCGTTGCCAAAGTACATAACTGGGGACTTTGTAAACGACATGATTTTATCTATGTCTACAATGGAAAGAACTGGTCTTTACTGAGTGAACCGGATCTGACTGAGTTTTTAGGGAAAGCGGCTGCTAAGATGGGTATACCCAGTATAGAAGCAGAACACCATCGGTTCAGAAATGAATTGTTGCAACAGTTCCTGGCTGTCTCAAACTTGCCAGAGCCGAATGCAAACACAGATGTAGTCTTACTCAATACACAGAATTATACACTGGAAATTACTTCCAAAGGCGTAAAACCCAGAGTGCATAAAGCAGAGGACTTTCTGACCTACATTCTTACGTTTTCTTACGATCCAACAGCCAAAGCACCAATTTTCCAACGGTTTCTCGACGAGGTATTGCCTGATCAGTCGGCTCAATATGTACTCGCAGAATATCTGGGATACATATTTACCAGTGGATTAAAGTTAGAAAAGGCGTTGATCTTATTTGGTCCCGGAGCTAACGGAAAAAGTGTTGTCTTTGAGATTGTGACCGCTTTGTTTGGAATTGAGAATGTCTCCAACTATACACTGCAGTCTCTGACCAATGACAATGGATATTATCGGGCAATGATTGCCAATAGACTGGTAAACTATGCCTCTGAGATAAATGACAAGCTAGAAGCCTCAACATTCAAACAACTGGTATCAGGTGAACCGGTAGAAGCACGCCTTCCCTATGGTAGACCCTTTGTTATTAATCGCTATGCAAAACTCATTTTCAACAGTAACGAACTGCCACGAGATACCGAACAAACCAACGCCTTCTTTCGGCGCTTTTTGATTCTTCCTTTTACAGTGACTATTCCTGAATCCAGACAAGATAAAACATTAGCCAGACGAATTATAGAGAATGAATTATCAGGTGTACTCAACTGGGTGTTGGACGGATTGGATAGACTACTAACCCATAAGAATTTTACCTATTGTGAACTGGCAGAGAAAGCAGCCGGACAGTATCGCAAAGAATCCGACTCAGTGCTAATGTTCCTGGAAGATAATAACTATCAGAAGTCTGTAGAACCAATGCCATTGCAAGACATATACACTGAATACAAATCGTATTGCGCTATGGATGGATATCGACCTGTAAATACTAAGAATCTTCTTAAAAGATTGGAAGCTGTTGGTTATGAGTCCATTAAAAGAAACATCGGTAAGGTGGTATTCATCAAAAAGGTAATTATAATCTGA